From a region of the Tiliqua scincoides isolate rTilSci1 chromosome 4, rTilSci1.hap2, whole genome shotgun sequence genome:
- the TMCC2 gene encoding transmembrane and coiled-coil domains protein 2 isoform X2 encodes MRRKKVLELEEHCKLDKGEVSQISLPANISHGDADSNICLDVPDGNPDPQRTKAAIDHLHQKILKITEQIRIEQEARDDNVAEYLKLANNADKQQASRIKQVFEKKNQKSAQTIAQLHKKLEHYHKKLKEIEQNGPSRQPKDVFRDMHQGLKDVGANVRSSISGFGGGVVEGVKGGLSGLSQATHTAVVSKPREFASLIRNKFGSADNIAHLKDTLDDGHPEEASRTLSGSATLVSSPKYGSDDECSSATSGSAAGSNSGAGPAGLGSPKSNTLDSHHYNFDTIIEELREIKDIQSHLEDSMEDLKAQLQRDYTYMTQCLQEERYRYERLEEQLNDLTELHQNEMTNLKQELASMEEKVAYQSYERARDIQEAVESCLTRVTKLELQQQQQQVVQLEGVENANARALLGKFINVILALMAVLLVFVSTIANFITPLMKTRMRLLSTTLLILFLFLLWKHWDSITYLLEHVLLPS; translated from the exons ATGAGAAGGAAGAAAGTGCTGGAGCTGGAAGAACACTGTAAG TTGGATAAAGGGGAAGTGAGCCAGATCAGCCTGCCTGCAAATATAAGCCATGGTGATGCTGACAGCAACATCTGCCTTGATGTTCCTGATGGCAATCCAGACCCACAGAGGACAAAAGCAGCCATTGACCATCTGCACCAGAAGATCCTCAAGATTACAGAGCAGATCAGGATTGAGCAGGAGGCACGAGATGACAATGTGGCTGAGTACCTAAAGCTAGCGAACAATGCTGACAAGCAGCAGGCTTCTCGTATCAAACAGGTCTTTGAGAAGAAGAACCAGAAGTCTGCCCAGACTATTGCTCAGCTACATAAGAAGCTTGAACATTACCACAAAAAGCTAAAGGAGATTGAACAAAATGGGCCCTCCCGCCAGCCCAAAGATGTCTTCCGGGACATGCATCAAGGCCTCAAGGACGTAGGGGCCAATGTCCGCTCCAGTATCAGTGGCTTTGGAGGTGGTGTGGTGGAGGGTGTCAAGGGCGGACTGTCAGGCCTTTCTCAAGCTACACACACAGCTGTGGTCTCTAAGCCCCGTGAGTTTGCAAGCTTGATCCGTAACAAATTTGGCAGTGCAGACAACATTGCCCACTTAAAGGACACGCTGGATGATGGgcaccctgaggaggcctcacgGACTCTGAGTGGCAGTGCCACACTGGTGTCTAGTCCCAAGTACGGCAGTGATGATGAGTGCTCCAGTGCCACCTCTGGCTCAGCAGCCGGTAGCAACTCTGGGGCAGGCCCTGCTGGCTTGGGCAGTCCCAAGTCTAACACCTTGGACAGTCACCACTATAATTTTGACACCATCATAGAAGAACTGAGGGAGATTAAGGACATTCAGTCACACCTGGAGGACTCTATGGAAGACCTTAAGGCCCAGCTGCAACGTGACTATACTTACATGACTCAGTGCTTGCAGGAGGAGCGCTACAG ATATGAACGTCTGGAAGAGCAGCTGAATGATCTGACAGAGCTTCACCAAAATGAGATGACCAATCTCAAGCAGGAACTGGCCAGCATGGAGGAGAAAGTGGCTTACCAATCCTATGAGAGAGCGAGGGACATTCAG GAGGCTGTGGAGTCCTGCCTGACTCGTGTCACCAAGCTggaacttcagcagcagcagcaacaggtaGTGCAACTGGAAGGAGTGGAAAATGCCAATGCCCGTGCCCTGCTGGGCAAGTTCATTAATGTCATCTTGGCCTTGATGGCTGTGCTGCTGGTCTTTGTCTCCACCATTGCCAATTTCATCACACCTCTGATGAAGACCCGCATGCGTCTCCTGAGCACCACCTTGCtcattctttttctcttcctacTTTGGAAGCACTGGGACTCCATCACCTATCTCCTGGAACATGTGCTGCTCCCTAGTTGA